In Mobula hypostoma chromosome 10, sMobHyp1.1, whole genome shotgun sequence, a single genomic region encodes these proteins:
- the LOC134352759 gene encoding zinc finger protein 420-like, translating to MSCQRIPAGEMPFTCPDCGKGFKNSFRLQSHQRVHTGEQAFICSECGKGFTQSSSLLIHQQIHTRERPFTCSECGKGFTRSSNLLAHQRVHNGERPFTCSCCGKGFKHSFSLQRHERLHTGQWSFICSHCGKGFKHSFSLQRHQRVHTGERPFICSQCGKGFAQSSNLQTHQRIHTGERPFSCRQCGKGFTQSSHLLIHQRAHTGERPFTCSECGKGFTQSSDLRRHQRIHTGEQPFVCSECGKGFTQSYDLRTHQRIHTGEQPFTCRHCGKGFTQSSQLVIHQRVHTRERLFTCSECGKEFAQSSSLLIHQQIHTQERLFTCFECGKGFTRSSNLLAHQRVHTGERPFTCSECGKGFTQSSKLLMHQRIHTGERPFICSECGKGFTRSYDLQMHQGIHTGEWPFTCSECGKGYVRSSELLTHQRVHTGERPFTCTECGKGFTRSYDLQMHQGIHTGEWPFTCSECGKGFTRSSDLLRHQLIHTGERPFTCPECGKNFARSSHLSKHRQTHTKGKV from the coding sequence atgagctgccagagaattcCTGCGGGGGAGATGCCGTTTACCTGCCCTGACTGCGGGAAGGGTTTCAAGAATTCCTTCAGACTGCAGTCACACCAGCGAGTCCACACCGGGGAGCAGGCGTTCATCTGCTCCGAGTGCGGGAAGGGGTTCACTCAGTCGTCCAGCCTACTGATACACCAGCAAATTCACACCcgggagagaccattcacctgctcggagtgcgggaagggattcacccgCTCATCCAACCTGTTGGCTCACCAGCGGGTTCACaacggggagaggccgttcacctgctcttgCTGCGGGAAGGGGTTCAAGCACTCCTTCAGTCTGCAGAGACACGAGCGACTCCACACCGGGCAGTGGTCATTCATCTGCTCTCACTGCGGGAAGGGGTTCAAGCACTCCTTCAGCctgcagagacaccagcgagtccacaccggggagcggccgttcatCTGCTCCCAGTGCGGGAAGGGATTCGCTCAGTCATCTAACCTTCAGACACACCAACGAATCCAtaccggggagaggccgttcagctGCCGACAGTGTGGGAAGGGCTTCACTCAGTCGTCCCACCTGCTGATACACCAGCGGGCTCAcactggggagcggccgttcacctgctccgagtgCGGGAAGGGGTTCACTCAATCCTCCGACCTTCGGAGGCACCAGCGCATTCACACCGGAGAGCAGCCATTCGTCTGCTCCgagtgcgggaagggattcactcagtcgtaCGACCTTCGGACGCACCAACGAATTCACACCGGGGAGCAGCCGTTCACCTGCCGCCATTGTggcaagggattcactcagtcgtcACAGCTCGTGATACACCAGCGggttcacaccagggagagactGTTCACCTGCTCGGAGTGCGGGAAGGAATTCGCTCAGTCATCCAGCCTACTGATACACCAGCAAATTCACACTCAGGAGAGACTGTTCACCTGctttgagtgtgggaaggggttcaccCGATCATCTAACCTgctggctcaccagcgagttcacactggggagaggccgttcacctgctctgagtgCGGGAAGGgcttcactcagtcatccaagcTTCTGAtgcatcagcgaattcacaccggggagaggccgttcatctgctctGAGTGCGGGAAGGGGTTCACTAGGTCTTACGACCTTCAGATGCACCAAGGAATTCACACCGGGGAGTGGCCCTTCACCTGCTCCGAGTGCGGGAAGGGGTACGTTCGATCATCCGAGCTTctgacacaccagcgagttcacaccggtgagagacccttcacctgcaccgagtgtgggaagggattcactaggTCTTACGACCTTCAGATGCACCAAGGAATTCACACTGGAGAGTGGCCCTTCACCTGCTCCGAGTGCGGGAAGGGGTTCACCCGGTCGTCTGACCTTCTGAGGCACCAACtaattcacaccggggagaggccgttcacctgcccTGAATGTGGGAAGAACTTCGCTCGGTCGTCTCACCTGTCGAAACACCGACAAACTCACACAAAAGGGAAAGTTTAA